The following are encoded together in the Capsulimonas corticalis genome:
- a CDS encoding glycoside hydrolase family 30 protein gives MTLICTKRRRIFFAAAASLTLSLSAAHAKNDGKQDSPAFTQAMVYTTARDTGERLHAGGPLKFEDLPQSDEWTPCILLDPTRRFQTIVGFGGALTDSSAETFYKLPADKQAEILSAYFSVDKGIGYSLGRTNINSCDFSSDTYSCDDVAGDVKLAHFSIDHDLKYKIPFIKVAMAATNGQLKMFASPWSPPAWMKTNNDMSHGGALRPEDRQPWADFYVRFVDAYRKADVPMWGLTVQNEEMAVQSWESCIYTAKEEHEFVRDYLGPTLKKNKMSDVKLMVWDHNRGLMYQRVQDMLSDPKTAPYIWGTAYHWYTGDHFENPGVVHDAFPDKAVLFTEGTLNYYNTGQYTDWSIGEHYAQNELSDLNQWSAGWTDWNILLDERGGPNHVNNFCCAPIMADTKTGELHYLSSYYYLGHFSKFIRPGAQRIACSSTEDGLVATAFVNPDNSVATVVLNLTDKPRDYKVWIAGKAVSTHSPAHSIETVVLK, from the coding sequence ATGACGCTCATTTGTACGAAGCGACGGCGCATCTTCTTCGCGGCCGCCGCCTCCCTCACGCTCTCCCTGTCTGCGGCGCACGCCAAGAACGATGGCAAGCAGGATTCGCCGGCGTTTACCCAGGCAATGGTGTACACGACGGCCCGCGATACGGGCGAGCGCCTGCACGCCGGCGGCCCGCTGAAATTTGAAGATCTGCCGCAGTCCGATGAATGGACGCCGTGTATTCTGCTGGACCCCACGCGCCGCTTCCAAACCATCGTCGGCTTCGGCGGCGCGCTCACGGACTCTTCGGCGGAGACATTCTACAAGCTGCCCGCCGACAAGCAGGCGGAGATCCTGTCGGCTTATTTCTCGGTGGACAAGGGAATTGGCTACTCGCTGGGCCGCACCAACATCAATAGTTGTGACTTCTCCAGCGACACGTATTCTTGCGACGATGTCGCGGGCGACGTCAAGCTCGCGCACTTCTCGATCGATCACGATCTGAAGTATAAAATCCCGTTCATCAAGGTGGCGATGGCTGCGACAAACGGCCAGCTCAAGATGTTCGCCTCCCCATGGAGCCCGCCCGCCTGGATGAAAACCAACAACGACATGTCGCATGGCGGCGCGTTGCGCCCGGAAGACCGCCAGCCCTGGGCGGATTTCTACGTGCGCTTTGTGGACGCCTACCGCAAAGCCGACGTCCCGATGTGGGGACTGACGGTTCAGAACGAGGAGATGGCCGTGCAGTCCTGGGAATCCTGCATCTATACGGCCAAGGAGGAGCATGAGTTCGTCCGGGATTATTTAGGGCCGACGCTCAAAAAGAATAAGATGAGCGATGTGAAGCTGATGGTCTGGGATCACAACCGGGGACTGATGTACCAGCGCGTGCAGGACATGCTCTCCGATCCGAAGACGGCGCCGTATATCTGGGGCACGGCCTATCATTGGTACACCGGCGATCACTTTGAAAACCCCGGAGTCGTACACGACGCCTTTCCCGACAAAGCCGTCCTCTTTACCGAAGGAACGCTGAACTATTACAACACCGGGCAATACACGGATTGGTCCATCGGCGAGCACTACGCGCAGAACGAGCTTTCCGATCTGAACCAGTGGAGCGCGGGGTGGACGGATTGGAATATCCTGCTCGACGAGCGCGGCGGCCCGAACCACGTGAATAACTTCTGCTGCGCCCCCATCATGGCCGACACCAAAACGGGCGAACTGCACTACCTCAGTTCGTACTACTATCTCGGCCACTTCTCAAAATTTATCCGGCCCGGCGCCCAGCGCATCGCATGCAGCTCCACCGAAGACGGTCTCGTCGCAACGGCGTTTGTCAATCCCGATAACAGTGTCGCCACCGTGGTTCTGAACCTCACCGACAAACCGCGCGACTACAAAGTCTGGATCGCCGGGAAAGCCGTCTCGACCCACAGCCCCGCGCACTCGATTGAGACGGTTGTGTTGAAGTAA
- a CDS encoding N-acetylglucosamine kinase, giving the protein MTYLLGVDGGNTKTIALVADGSGRILGAGRSGCGDIYTGETQALAKIADAVREALATAGLERNALDAGGFSLAGADWPEDYEYLHSAMRDLGFGRQIVVVNDAIGALRAGADWGVSVVCGTGGATGAQSQDGRFWHTSFWQDGQTQGGMALQETALITINKSELGILSPTDLTPRILALYGAASVEALLHTLTRRHGDRPQPSGALSRTIQEVADTGDPVAVNLLRSYGEALGDYALAAARRVGIADQPFPLILAGGVLRHPAPLLAHSILGRVLEQAPRAQPGTSTRQPVEGAVVIAAEAAGITIDASFRRELAHTAPGDALFHSE; this is encoded by the coding sequence ATGACCTATCTTCTTGGCGTGGACGGCGGCAACACCAAAACCATCGCTCTGGTGGCGGACGGCTCGGGGCGCATTCTGGGCGCCGGCCGGTCGGGATGCGGGGATATCTACACCGGAGAGACGCAGGCCCTCGCCAAAATCGCCGACGCCGTGCGGGAAGCTCTGGCGACGGCGGGCTTGGAGCGCAATGCGCTGGACGCCGGCGGATTCAGCCTCGCCGGCGCCGATTGGCCCGAGGACTATGAGTATCTGCACTCGGCGATGCGTGATCTGGGTTTCGGCAGGCAGATTGTCGTCGTGAACGACGCCATCGGCGCGCTGCGCGCCGGCGCGGATTGGGGCGTCTCGGTCGTCTGCGGCACCGGCGGCGCGACGGGCGCGCAGTCTCAGGACGGTCGTTTCTGGCACACCAGCTTCTGGCAGGACGGCCAGACTCAGGGCGGGATGGCGCTCCAAGAAACGGCGCTCATCACGATCAACAAATCGGAGCTCGGCATCCTGTCGCCTACGGATTTGACGCCGCGCATCCTCGCCCTCTACGGCGCAGCCAGCGTCGAAGCGCTGCTGCACACCCTGACACGCCGACATGGCGACCGCCCCCAGCCAAGCGGCGCGCTTTCCCGCACCATTCAGGAAGTGGCGGACACCGGCGACCCCGTCGCCGTCAATCTTCTGCGGTCCTACGGCGAAGCCCTCGGCGATTACGCACTCGCGGCGGCCCGCCGAGTGGGAATCGCGGATCAGCCATTCCCGCTCATCCTGGCCGGCGGCGTCCTGCGCCACCCCGCCCCACTGCTCGCTCACAGCATCCTCGGCCGCGTCTTAGAGCAGGCGCCGCGAGCGCAGCCTGGGACTTCCACCCGACAGCCCGTCGAAGGCGCCGTGGTCATCGCCGCCGAAGCGGCGGGGATCACGATCGACGCCTCGTTCCGGCGAGAACTGGCGCATACGGCGCCGGGCGACGCGCTTTTTCATTCGGAGTGA
- a CDS encoding glucosamine-6-phosphate deaminase produces the protein MKIIIRPDYESLSRTAADLVQAVVAVNPKATLLLATGNTPVGLYRELAKHHARGEFDASQTTIVQLDAYLELAPDDERSLYGWLDREFLAPQGIPPSNVIRLPGDTADPEDTCREFDRALAQAGGVDLSVLGLGPNGHLGFNEPPCAADAPTRIVALTPESIVSNARYWGRADRVPTRAITAGMSDLLAARATLLLVSGAHKREILSETIHGPITGHVPASYLQNAANVTVLADRDALPSASGDAR, from the coding sequence ATGAAGATTATCATTCGACCCGATTATGAATCGCTGAGCCGCACGGCGGCCGATCTCGTGCAGGCGGTGGTCGCGGTGAACCCGAAGGCGACACTGCTGCTCGCCACGGGAAACACCCCCGTCGGACTGTACCGTGAACTCGCCAAGCACCATGCGCGCGGTGAATTCGACGCATCGCAAACGACCATCGTACAGCTAGACGCTTATCTCGAATTGGCGCCCGACGACGAGCGCTCGCTCTACGGCTGGCTCGACCGCGAGTTCCTGGCGCCGCAAGGGATCCCCCCATCAAATGTGATCCGGCTTCCGGGAGACACCGCCGATCCGGAAGACACCTGCCGCGAGTTTGACCGCGCGCTTGCGCAGGCGGGCGGCGTCGACTTGAGCGTTCTTGGCCTGGGCCCCAACGGACATCTCGGATTCAATGAGCCGCCCTGCGCCGCGGACGCGCCGACGCGCATTGTCGCTCTGACACCCGAAAGCATCGTCAGCAACGCCCGTTACTGGGGGCGCGCGGACCGCGTGCCGACACGCGCCATCACGGCCGGCATGTCCGATCTGCTCGCCGCACGAGCGACCTTGCTTCTGGTATCGGGAGCGCACAAACGGGAGATCCTTTCGGAAACGATCCACGGACCAATCACCGGTCATGTCCCCGCATCGTATCTGCAAAATGCCGCAAATGTGACCGTACTGGCGGATCGCGACGCGCTGCCGTCGGCTTCCGGGGACGCCCGATGA
- a CDS encoding glycoside hydrolase codes for MARIKIVYLGGGSSRGAGTMASLLEQGANFNGSEVVLVDLEPDRLAVVQKIAAKIARNKGLDITITTSTDRRAALRDCDAVLSSFRPGGFEARYLDESIPLKHGVLGQETQGPGGFFMALRSIHVLKQTLADMEEICPNARLFNYTNPVNIVAQAVSRNSPIPVVSLCEGPITFYHWFGQAAGLDIAKMDVTMIGLNHACWSIHHEYEGQDIIPILAEALARRQAEPNPDPYTLRMLKLAVTMNSIPASYFQYYYYNDEVLNELRERSTTRAQDIMSGLPDYWTHYREQAESDAPQLDPRRSRGGVHELELALDVMDAYYNDRGEVWPVNTPNRGAMPDFPDDFVVEVPGYVDRHGITPLVQNHMPPQTLGLLKALGEYQSLAADAAWAGTRTDAIRALASNPLVLSLSKAETIYDEMAGALQEYLPARLLK; via the coding sequence ATGGCGCGCATTAAGATCGTTTATCTGGGCGGAGGAAGCAGCCGAGGGGCCGGCACGATGGCCTCCCTGCTGGAGCAGGGCGCCAACTTCAACGGCTCGGAAGTCGTGCTCGTAGACCTGGAGCCGGACCGTCTGGCGGTTGTCCAGAAGATCGCGGCGAAGATCGCGCGAAACAAAGGGCTGGACATCACGATCACTACCAGCACAGACCGGCGCGCCGCTCTGCGGGACTGCGACGCCGTTCTGTCCAGCTTCCGTCCCGGCGGCTTCGAGGCGCGTTACCTCGACGAATCGATCCCCTTAAAGCATGGCGTTCTGGGGCAGGAAACGCAAGGTCCGGGCGGCTTTTTCATGGCGCTGCGCTCGATCCACGTCCTCAAACAAACGCTCGCGGACATGGAGGAGATCTGCCCGAACGCGCGGCTGTTCAACTACACCAACCCCGTCAACATCGTCGCGCAGGCCGTTTCGCGCAACTCCCCGATCCCGGTCGTTTCGCTCTGCGAAGGGCCAATCACATTCTATCACTGGTTTGGCCAAGCGGCGGGACTGGACATCGCGAAGATGGATGTCACGATGATCGGGCTGAACCACGCCTGCTGGTCCATCCATCACGAGTATGAAGGGCAGGACATCATTCCGATCCTCGCGGAGGCGCTGGCGCGCCGGCAAGCCGAGCCTAACCCGGATCCGTACACGCTGCGCATGCTGAAGCTTGCCGTGACGATGAACAGCATCCCGGCGTCCTACTTCCAGTACTATTACTACAACGACGAAGTACTGAACGAACTGCGCGAGCGCAGCACAACGCGCGCTCAGGACATCATGAGCGGCCTGCCCGACTACTGGACGCACTATCGCGAACAGGCCGAAAGCGATGCGCCGCAACTCGATCCCCGCCGGTCGCGCGGCGGCGTACACGAGCTGGAATTGGCGCTCGATGTCATGGACGCCTATTACAACGACCGGGGGGAAGTCTGGCCGGTCAACACGCCCAATCGGGGCGCGATGCCCGACTTCCCGGACGACTTCGTGGTCGAAGTCCCCGGATATGTGGATCGCCATGGAATCACCCCGCTCGTGCAGAACCACATGCCGCCGCAAACGCTGGGCCTGCTCAAAGCGCTCGGGGAATACCAATCGCTGGCCGCCGACGCCGCCTGGGCCGGAACGCGCACGGACGCCATTCGCGCCCTGGCGAGCAACCCATTGGTGCTATCGCTCAGCAAGGCCGAGACGATCTACGACGAAATGGCCGGAGCGCTCCAAGAGTATCTGCCCGCACGATTGCTGAAGTAA
- a CDS encoding AraC family transcriptional regulator: MMLSFSPETLISLDLPDGVLGFAKHYRNQGARSFVHHHQELELNFVLRGSGAYLAGAHRYDLTPGALVWLFPEQDHVLTAKSPDLEMWIAVFRPELLDFCCRTEHSRVLCAAHPDGHFRRFLSPLLAAPITRICEDILAAGSSVDRRNAGLGYLLTTAWDAYQAAGAGADQGRVHPAVQRAVQRLRGDDEGVSIPEIAREAGLSVSRLSDVFKRETGATLTEFRNQQRLERFARLYGAGERRTMLDAALEAGFGSYLQFYRVFQKEMGCAPSEHRRRRECPSKKSMRTE; the protein is encoded by the coding sequence ATGATGTTATCATTTTCTCCTGAAACGCTGATTTCGCTGGATCTTCCCGACGGCGTTCTCGGATTCGCCAAACACTATCGTAATCAGGGCGCGCGCAGTTTTGTCCATCACCATCAAGAGCTGGAGCTGAACTTTGTGCTGCGCGGCTCCGGCGCCTATCTCGCTGGCGCGCATCGTTACGACTTGACGCCTGGCGCGCTTGTCTGGCTATTCCCGGAGCAAGACCATGTGCTGACGGCGAAGTCGCCGGACCTGGAGATGTGGATCGCGGTCTTTCGGCCGGAGCTGCTCGATTTTTGCTGCCGCACGGAACATTCGCGCGTGCTTTGCGCCGCGCATCCAGACGGCCACTTCCGCCGTTTCCTTTCGCCGCTGCTGGCGGCGCCAATCACGCGGATTTGCGAGGATATTCTGGCCGCCGGGAGCAGCGTGGATCGCCGCAATGCCGGGCTGGGATATCTGCTGACGACGGCGTGGGACGCCTATCAAGCGGCGGGCGCGGGCGCGGACCAAGGGCGCGTGCATCCGGCGGTGCAGCGCGCCGTTCAGCGGCTGCGCGGCGACGACGAAGGCGTCTCCATTCCCGAAATCGCGCGCGAGGCGGGTCTCAGCGTTTCTCGCCTGAGCGACGTGTTCAAGCGCGAGACCGGCGCCACTCTCACGGAGTTTCGCAATCAGCAGCGCCTGGAGCGGTTCGCCAGACTCTACGGGGCGGGGGAGCGGCGCACAATGCTGGACGCCGCCTTGGAAGCCGGGTTCGGCAGCTATCTCCAGTTCTATCGAGTCTTCCAAAAAGAGATGGGCTGCGCGCCTTCCGAGCATCGCCGCCGCAGGGAATGCCCGTCGAAAAAGTCGATGAGAACCGAGTAA
- a CDS encoding LacI family DNA-binding transcriptional regulator codes for MAVTIHDIARELDLSAMTVSRVLNRPESSSIAPATKERVLKAAASMGYRPNRHAKALVTKRLNTVALWIDHLHSSVYSQIAHACREEIQRAGLQLEICEMDWHFGKPESQRRFEWMVDGVIAVDPPEASALAALMANAPLDHIPRVNLGSAVSVAWEGDYVRVDLQLGARVAIEHLLGQGCRRIAYVVPAGLDRSGVGNYDAYTDTMRAAGKVPEYIVLEDLSLPAVRDAARRYVQGHGQPDGVFCHYDELTIAVFRALRDLNLRVPQDVLIVGCEGNEFMEYFDPPLSTVAMPARELVRIAWELLQNRMEHPEAEPKGVLVPHQFHLRQSAIAPR; via the coding sequence ATGGCTGTCACGATCCATGATATCGCGCGGGAGCTCGATCTGTCGGCGATGACCGTTTCGCGCGTGCTCAACCGTCCCGAGTCGAGCTCGATCGCGCCCGCCACCAAAGAGCGGGTGCTGAAGGCCGCCGCGTCGATGGGATATCGGCCAAACCGGCATGCGAAGGCGCTGGTGACGAAACGGCTCAATACCGTCGCGCTCTGGATCGATCATCTGCATTCCTCCGTGTACTCGCAGATCGCGCACGCCTGCCGCGAGGAGATCCAGCGCGCCGGGCTGCAACTGGAGATCTGCGAGATGGACTGGCACTTCGGAAAGCCCGAAAGCCAGCGCCGCTTCGAATGGATGGTGGATGGAGTCATCGCCGTCGATCCGCCGGAAGCAAGCGCGCTCGCCGCGCTGATGGCGAACGCCCCGCTAGACCATATCCCGCGCGTGAATCTGGGCTCGGCCGTTTCCGTGGCCTGGGAAGGCGACTATGTGCGGGTTGATCTCCAGCTTGGCGCGCGCGTCGCCATCGAGCATTTGCTGGGGCAGGGCTGCCGCCGCATCGCCTACGTGGTGCCGGCGGGGTTGGATCGATCGGGTGTCGGAAACTACGACGCCTACACGGACACGATGCGCGCGGCGGGCAAGGTCCCGGAATATATCGTCCTCGAAGATCTCAGCCTTCCCGCCGTTCGCGATGCGGCGCGGCGGTACGTGCAGGGTCACGGGCAGCCCGACGGCGTCTTCTGTCACTATGACGAGCTGACGATCGCGGTCTTCCGGGCGCTGCGCGATCTCAATCTGCGCGTTCCACAGGATGTCCTGATTGTCGGCTGCGAAGGAAACGAGTTCATGGAGTACTTCGATCCGCCCCTCAGCACGGTCGCGATGCCGGCGCGCGAACTGGTGCGGATTGCCTGGGAGCTCCTCCAGAACCGCATGGAGCATCCCGAGGCGGAGCCAAAAGGCGTCCTCGTGCCGCATCAATTCCATCTGCGCCAATCAGCAATCGCCCCTCGATAA
- a CDS encoding DUF1559 domain-containing protein codes for MNRKHGFTLIELLVVIAIIAILAAILFPVFAKAREKARQISCASNEKQLGLGLMQYAQDNDEDLPYRKFNGVPAMSTTNWKTYIEPYVKSKGVYVCPSNPSKGADSDNSPIPRGYAVNAWDTQFYVTPDRPFVDCDPTFYCVSPISLAALTQPSQTVGVVEFASSFPDYHVTSTFFNFFDSPGSNLFAGHTGRGNFLFLDGHVKAMKPLSTLDKEDGGSADTNMWSNDGASFTSHGATSPDTKGFTDLNYSQTLASYQ; via the coding sequence TTGAACAGGAAACACGGCTTTACGCTCATTGAGCTGCTCGTTGTGATCGCAATCATTGCAATATTGGCAGCCATTCTCTTCCCCGTCTTCGCCAAAGCGCGCGAGAAGGCCCGGCAGATCTCCTGCGCCTCGAACGAGAAGCAGCTAGGCTTGGGATTAATGCAATATGCGCAAGACAACGACGAGGACCTGCCTTACCGCAAGTTCAACGGCGTCCCCGCCATGAGCACGACCAACTGGAAGACGTATATCGAGCCGTATGTGAAGTCCAAAGGCGTGTATGTTTGCCCCTCGAACCCGTCCAAAGGCGCCGACAGCGACAACTCGCCGATCCCGCGCGGCTACGCCGTGAACGCATGGGACACGCAATTCTATGTCACGCCCGACCGGCCGTTCGTGGACTGCGATCCGACATTTTACTGCGTCTCGCCGATCTCGCTGGCGGCGCTGACACAGCCGTCGCAAACCGTCGGGGTGGTGGAGTTCGCCAGTTCCTTCCCGGACTACCACGTCACCTCGACGTTCTTCAACTTTTTCGACAGCCCAGGGTCGAACCTCTTCGCCGGACACACGGGACGCGGCAACTTCCTGTTTCTGGACGGTCATGTGAAGGCGATGAAGCCGCTGAGCACCCTGGATAAGGAAGACGGCGGCTCGGCGGATACGAACATGTGGAGCAACGACGGCGCCAGCTTCACCAGCCACGGCGCAACGTCGCCGGACACCAAGGGCTTCACGGATCTCAACTACTCGCAGACACTGGCTAGCTACCAGTAA
- a CDS encoding RICIN domain-containing protein, with protein sequence MPLGIQGRSNIAGAAAGILLGLCGASAATAAAPTTASGWTQLFQNQSSAVWDGSDQDFSYLASNGVTYWSFGDTVLGTNNAGGGLNGGWTMVANTLLMEKNGALSAATSTYPSVPNNADGKSYWADGVFEANGYLYCLSQKRDNAGACYGMELAKFQFQPNGTLTFLGMINTPSTGVAATNGDYGPATCQFSSDTVVADGYVYVFGVGNVNNIYSPRECYVARIPASSIENSAAWTFWNGSSWVTGSMSQCAPILPDGITSAKRIGGKWVLIHKPFGPYGSDVYAEVGPSPIGPWTQYDLFQSPAVSGQPTGGNYDTYYPQLHPEKPLASGKLLVSIARAGATWNDEIANAGLYKPQFYEISLPGVLTTGTVHQVAPKNAPGSRLEEYGTSQTSGTSTDIWSSNNNANQKWAFNWVGPDLWELTPQSAPALRLNVTGSGNANGVKTQVSTANGASSQRWNIVDQGSGYTALFPLCAPGKALDLDSGTSANGTSVQIWGYLPGWSEQLWQIF encoded by the coding sequence ATGCCACTGGGAATACAGGGACGATCGAACATCGCCGGCGCGGCCGCCGGCATTTTGCTGGGACTGTGCGGCGCTTCCGCCGCCACGGCGGCTGCGCCGACAACGGCTTCCGGCTGGACGCAGTTGTTTCAAAATCAGAGCAGCGCGGTCTGGGACGGCTCGGATCAAGACTTCAGCTATCTGGCGAGCAACGGCGTGACCTATTGGTCCTTCGGCGACACCGTTCTCGGGACGAATAACGCCGGCGGAGGACTGAACGGCGGCTGGACCATGGTCGCCAACACCCTCTTGATGGAGAAGAATGGCGCGCTCAGCGCCGCGACGTCCACCTATCCTTCGGTCCCCAATAACGCGGACGGCAAAAGCTACTGGGCGGACGGAGTCTTCGAGGCGAACGGTTATTTGTATTGTTTGTCACAGAAGCGAGACAATGCCGGCGCATGCTACGGCATGGAGCTGGCCAAGTTCCAATTTCAACCCAATGGGACGCTGACATTTCTCGGTATGATTAACACGCCCTCTACGGGCGTCGCCGCGACGAACGGCGATTATGGCCCCGCAACGTGCCAGTTCAGCTCCGACACAGTAGTCGCCGACGGATATGTTTACGTCTTCGGAGTGGGCAATGTCAACAATATTTACTCCCCCAGAGAATGTTACGTCGCGCGTATTCCCGCCAGCAGCATTGAGAACTCGGCGGCGTGGACCTTCTGGAATGGTTCCTCCTGGGTTACGGGAAGCATGTCGCAGTGCGCGCCGATTTTGCCCGACGGTATCACGAGCGCCAAACGGATCGGCGGGAAATGGGTGCTGATCCATAAACCGTTCGGCCCCTACGGATCGGATGTCTACGCGGAGGTGGGTCCGTCGCCGATCGGTCCGTGGACACAGTACGATCTTTTCCAGTCCCCGGCGGTCAGCGGCCAGCCGACGGGCGGAAATTACGACACCTACTACCCACAACTCCATCCGGAAAAGCCGCTCGCCTCCGGCAAGCTTCTGGTCTCGATCGCCCGCGCCGGCGCGACCTGGAATGACGAGATCGCCAACGCGGGCCTCTACAAGCCGCAGTTCTATGAGATCTCCCTTCCCGGTGTGCTTACGACGGGGACGGTGCATCAGGTCGCGCCCAAGAACGCGCCCGGATCGCGCCTGGAAGAGTATGGGACGAGCCAGACCAGCGGGACCAGCACGGATATTTGGTCGTCGAACAACAACGCCAATCAAAAGTGGGCCTTCAACTGGGTCGGCCCGGACCTCTGGGAGCTGACCCCGCAATCCGCGCCGGCGCTGCGCCTGAACGTCACCGGATCGGGAAACGCCAACGGAGTCAAAACGCAGGTCTCCACCGCGAACGGCGCCAGCAGCCAGCGGTGGAACATTGTCGACCAGGGCTCCGGCTACACCGCCTTGTTCCCGCTCTGCGCGCCCGGCAAGGCGCTGGACCTCGACAGCGGCACCAGCGCAAACGGTACCAGCGTCCAGATCTGGGGATATCTGCCGGGCTGGAGCGAGCAGCTCTGGCAAATATTCTAA